In the Schaalia hyovaginalis genome, TCCCACGTCGGCCCCTGAGCAATCTCAGAACGCGGGTGCTCATTGTCACCCCAGATCACATCCTGGCGACCGCCCCCGGGAGACGCATAGCCAAGAGACGAGTTGCCAAGATCGCCATATTCAACGTGGTAGCTTGCACCTCCATTTCCAGTTGAATGCCACTTGATACCGTCGATTCGCGTTGCAGCGGTCGAGGAAGAGTATGTGTTCGTACCAGTGGCATCGAAGACAGCCGGGCCGGTCATCGTGATGGTGAACGGCTTGCCCGCCACATAGGCAGCAGCCCCGTTCTTCACGCCGATTCCGTCGATCGTGCCGAAGCGAGTCCCAGTGCCGGTCACCTCACCCGGCTCCCACGCGACAACGCCAGCCGCCTGCGCAGCAGCGACCATCTGACGCGCGCGGTCCTGAATCGTCGCCGGCGTGATCCCGAGGAGCGTGTTGACGTTCGTCTGCGACTGCGCACCTGCGTTCTCGAAGTTCACGTGTGCAAGGAATCCGACTGCAGCGGCATCCAGGTCGGTGTCAGAGAACTGAAGTGACGTCGGCATCCAGTTCTTCATGATGTACGCCATCTGCGGAATGTCGACGCTCAGATCAGCGGGCCGGCTCAGATTCGGCTGGTCTGTCAGCTGTCCCGGTGTCACCGCCACCTCCGCCGAAGGGTTCACGGCGTTCGCCTGGATGCACAGGCCCGGAACAGGCTGACCCTGATAGGGAATCCAGGTGCCGAGCCATCCGGTCCCGCCAGGGATCGGCATTCCTCGCACCCAGGAGCCCGCAGCCATCGCGGGCAGAGACACGATCATCGTCATCGCGATCATCGCGACTCCCAATGCTGCGGCTACGATGGACCGTAGCCGTGAGTGGCGCACAGGGGCGCCGATGGCAGACTTTGCCATTGGACCTTCCTTCCATTGAAGGGATAAGCCCTGACAGACAGGCCGAAAGGCCTAGGAACCACTGCCTGCCTGCCAGGGAGATTTCGGTGCGCCGCTCACGGCGCATCTTTCGGGGAGCTTGAAGCTGCTACCAGAGCGGAGTCTCCGCTCCGGTATAAGATCCGTTCGCGTCCGGCTGAATCTGATAGTGCTTGTGACCGTCGGGATCATCGAAGTAACCGTCTGGCACCGTCGTAGAGGGAGCGCTCCACGCAGCGCCTGCGCCCGCACCCGTTGACGAGCTGACGCCAGTCCCATTGGACGAGCCGTTCGAGTAGTCCTGGGAGACCTGGGAGGCTGAGTATCCGCTCGAATATGAGGCATTTCCGCCATTCCCCGCACTCGACGAAGACTCTCCCGAGGAGTAGGACGCGGCCGCCTGCGCCTGCTGGGCTTGGGTCCACGCAGCCTGGGAATCCGAGACTGCTTTCACCGCTGTCTCCGCCGCGACCTGTGCCTCAGCGATCCGGCTGATAGCAGCTGTCATCGCTTTCCAGTCATCGGCCTTCACCGGGATGGCAGTCACCTCTTTGAGAGCATCCACCGCGCTTTGCGCCACATGACGCACCCCCTCATCAGTGACCTTGCCCTGCGATTGACCGATCACCGCATACCACGCATCAACGTCGGCCTCCGCTGATTCACGTGCCGCCGTAAGCGCCGCAGACCTCTTGGCAATCACAGCCTCTTCCAACGCCTCCACCGCAGCCGTCATGTCCATTGAAGCCGCCTGGCACTCACCAGCCCTCGCCATCAATTCGCGAGCGGCCGCCTCCAAGGCCTCGCGCCCCGCAGGCATCTCACCTGCCGCAGGTGCCACCACACCCGGAGCTGTCACCGCCTCCACCAGGCTCGCATCATCAAGGCTCTTGCCCGCTTCGACAAGCTCAGCATCAACCTCAACCGGCGTGCACGCCGCAGCCACCGCTGACACAGCCTCGCTATAAGCTGCCTCAGCCCGGGAATCAAGATGCGCCTCCCAGGCGACCACAGCCCCCAGCGCGGCAATCACACAGGAGGCCGCAACACCGAACACCATCGCGCGATGACGCGAAAGGAACGTCTCCTCCACACGTTCAGCAGCAAAAGCCGCATCCAAAGCTTCACACTCATTCACTTCCACGACGATCTCCTCCACAATCCGCCGCATCCATTACCCGACAAGTCGACGGTACACGCCCACCAAGGCTGACGATTGCACGACCGTGGACATCACCCCGACGATGAGCAGGCCGACCCCTCGTGGCGCCGCCCGAAAGCGGCGCCACGAGAGACCACGCCCCGTGTGTGCACACGCGACGTTGTATGCGGGCGAGGAAGTAACGAGCTTCCCCGCCCACCGGGAAACAGAGGAACGACCACTGTCTCCCAAGAGGTGACGACAGACGGTCTGTCGCACCCCCGAAAGGAGAACCCTCATGGGATTCATCTCGATCAACAACGCCGAATACCTCGTCACCGACGATGAACTCGACGCCCTGACCCCGGACCTCAACAACTTCACCATCACTGGCATCGCACACCTGCGCTTCACCGGCAACGGCCAAGCCATTGACATCCGAATCAGCAACGGAACCGTGATCACCACGAGCCGCAGCTGATTGCGCCCCCACGGTGCCCAGGCCCCAAGCCTGGGCACCGTGACCGCGCAACACACCTGCCACCCGACACATCACCGCACGCCCCCCACCAGCGAAGGCCGCCGACCAGGGAGCCGACGCGCGCTGATCAACGCCACGCCGGCAACGATGAGAACAACAAGGACGACACCGACAGCCGCATCAACGACCTCACACGCGACACGAACACACCGGAACACCTCCACCTGCCCAGCACGCGGGACCACCGGCTCGCACCAGACGACCTTCCCCGCATCCACAAACGGCGGATCATCTACTACGCCTGACCAGCGCACCGTCATTGTTGTCACACCGCCGTCACAAGATCCGACACTTCGGTGACCGAGGGCGAAGTCGGCGCATCGTGTGACGTGGGAGCTGCGGCGGTGACCGGAGTCAGCAAAGCCTCAATATCCGCGCGACGGAAGTACAACCGACCCGAGGGATACCGCAGGCACGGCAGCTCACCTGCCTTCGCCCAACGTCGCACCGTATAGGCAGTCACACCGAGAATCTCACCCGCCTGACGTGCATCAATTCGCACATTGCTTTGCATATTCTGTATTGTCATGCTGTCATGATTACATGCACCGATCGATAAGTCAACACACCCTCCTTGCATCTTTTGCACATCTCGCTTAGATTGCACACATGATCGGTTCACAAGCGTCCGAGCTCGTCACGCACCTGACAGTCGACCAAGCCGTAGGAATTGCGGTGAAGCAATACCTCTTCATCAACGCGATCCCCGCAACGAAACTGGCAAGTGTTCTCGAACTGTCCAGTGCCACTGTTTCGCGGAAGCTTCGCGGCCTTGTGGGATGGTCGACCGAAGAGCTCATGCTCACTGCGGCTTTCCTCAACATCTCAGTTCAAGACCTGATCCCCCAGGCTGACGGCTTGGGCGGCTGGTTGCCTGCTCCGTATCGCCCGGCGCGCGGCGATCGGGTACCTGAGTTGGTGCCCCAAGTCGGGCTTGAACCGACGACCGACGGATTATGAGTCCGCTGCTCTGACCGACTGAGCTATTGGGGCGCACCAAGTTTAGCGGGCGTCCGAGGCGGGAGGCGACCCCTCACCGGTGAGAGGGCATCACGCCCTCGGCAACCCCGCGCGCACGGCGCGCAATACGTCCTTCGTCGCCGTCGGGATCCGATAGGACTCCACCGCCTTTTGAATGGCCTTGCGCCGAACGGGCAGGGGCAGGCGATCCTCGAGGAACCACGGAAGCGCCGAGTCGGGTTGCTTCGCCAGGGCTTCGGCGAAGTACCAGCCCTGCGCCATGCGGACGTAGTACTCCTCCGATGCGATCCCCGCGATGAGCGAGAGGAAGTCGGGTCGGAAGTGCTCTTTGAGGAAATGCCCCATGTGCATGCAAATGCCGAAACGCACCGTGTAGGGCGCCTGTTGACCGGCTCCGACCCACGCCTCGGCCTCGCGTTCGAGGCGTTCGAGGTCACGAGCGAATCCCGCAGGCGCGAGGGAGTCGCAGACCGCCCAGTTGTCGACGAAGGGCAGGAAGCGTTCGACTCCCGAGAAGGCGGCGTCGGGGGATTTCTCGAGCCCGAGGAGGAAGGAGTGGAGCATGTTCTCCTCGTGGAGCCCGTGCGGCAGCTCCGCGAGGAAGGCGAGCGCTTCATCGGGGCGTTCGCGCCGCAGCTTCTTCGCGAGGGCGCGCAATGCGGGGTTCCTCGCGCCGATGATCGTCGCCGGGTTCAGTCCCGGGATGAGCTTCGCGAGGAAGGCGGCATTGCCCTCATCGGCGAGGGCGAGGAGCTCTTCTCGAAGAGAGGGGGTGGTCATGGGGACATCGTATGCGGCGCCTTGGGGAACGGCCGGAATTCCTCGCTCCCCGAGGGGAAGTCGTCGAAGCACTGCCGTCCTCGATCCGCCTGGTACCTGAGGACCGCCGTGTGCGATCGGGGTGTTTCTCCGTTCCTTTCCCCGACTCTCATGCCTCAGTCGATTCCTTGGGATCGAGGCGCTCGCATGACCTTTCTTTCCGTCGGAGGCGTCATGCGCCCGGCCCAAAGGATGTAGAGTCCGATGGCTACCAAGCCGAGCGGGATCCAGATCGCCCACCAGGGGAAGTGCGGGACGCTCGGGCTCCTCCCCGCCTGTTCGATGTCCGTGATCGGAGTGGGGCTCACCCGTTCCCCTGTGAGGAGGATCCTGTGGGTGTTGATCCCCAAAGGTGTGCAGGTGATGAGCGTGGCGAGATCCCTGCCCGCCTCCACCCTGAGGGTCTCGGTTTGATCCGGTTCGACGACGCGCTTGTCGACGACCCTGTAAGTGAGGACTTCTCCGAAGAGTTCGAGTGTGAAGCTGTCGCCGAGCTCCACCTCATCCAAGTCTGTGAACATCCGCGCATCCGCCAGCCCTCGGTGGCCGGTCAGGACGGTGCGCGTATTCGGCCCTCCCACCGGGAGGGAGGTTCCTTCGAGGTGGCCGATCCCCTGGAGGAGCGTGCTGTCGGAGGTCCCGTGGTAGATCGGCAGATCGACTTCGATGCTCGGGATCCTGATCCGCCCCATGAGGCCGGAGGAGTTCACCCTGAGAATCGAGTCGTATTCGAGCGCCGCATTCGAACTCGAACCGTTTCCGCTCGGCACATTCGCGTTGGTCTCAAGAAGGGCTCCGACGGAAAGGGCCTCGTTGTACTCATGCGCGAGGAGGAGCTGCTCCTCCCGTCCCGGTACGACGGAGTCGATCTGCTCCTCGTATCCTGCGATCACCTTGGACTGGTTGTACTGACTGATCCAGGAGGAGACGCTCGGGTAGCTGACGGCGAGCAGTCCGATGAGGGAGAGGAGGGCGGGGATGAGCGAGAGCGGATTGAGCCTCCATCCTCTTCCCTCCGGCCTATGACTTTCCGCCGATCCATCAGGACCCATGCCCTCGCCTGAGGCGCGAAGACGCGCGCCCTTGTGACGCGCGGAATAAGGAAGGGATCGAATCGCCATGCTTATGCGCTTTTCCTCCTGAGAGTCGAAACGGCTGCGGCGGGGAGGTTCGCCTCCCCGCCGCAGCGCGTCGGATTCCGTTATCGGATCCGTACGGGTCCGGGCTCTACGAGCACGCGAAGCGCGCCGGCCTCAGCCCTGCTTGCCGTGACGACGCAGCACGAGGGCGCCGACGAATCTCAGATCCTCGGGGAGGGAGTTGTCGAAGGTCCACCCGTACTTCGAGCCGTGGTCGTCGCGGTTCGTGATCGTGTAGGTGATCGTCGAGGGCTGCCCGAATTCGAGGGTCTCACGATCGCTCGGATCCCCGCCTTCGTGCTTCGGATCCGTCGCGTTCCACTCCCCGAACTGGATGTCGAGCTGAGGAGTCACGTTGAAGACGCGGAGGTTGTTGATCGCCCCGTCGTTGCCGCGGCCCGAGGCCGTGCGGTTGCGGACGATGACGTCGACCGTATCGCCCTCGTTGAGGAAGGCGACGTGCGCTACGTAGGAGCCGGCGGCGACGTCCCTGAAGGACCACCCGCGGTAATCGACGAGCGAGCGGGTCGATCCCGGATCTGAGCATGGATTGATGAGGAAGGGGTCCGTGACCGTGAAGTAGTTGACGCCGAGGGCTTCAGCGTAGCTGCCGCCCTTCGCGATCATCGTCTTGAACCAGGGATCTTCAGCGTTCGAGAAGTAGGTGCCGGTTGCAGGCGGCGCGTCCCTGTTGAAGAAGGGCCTTGGACGGCCCTCCCGGAAGACCGTTCGGGTTCGCCAACCACGCGGGCAGCTTCCCGTTGACGACTGCCGTGTCGCGGATGTTCCCGTTCTCGTCGACCTTATCGGCGAGCACATGATCGACGCCCTTCGCATCCTTGTAACTGAATGCGAGAAGCGGGTGCGTGTGGTCGAGGCGATGGTTGTAGCAGTTCACGGCGGCGGCATCGATGCCGTAGGTGAGGAATCGATCGACTCGCCCGGGAACCTTGACGGGAGTGGACTCCGCGGTGCGGATCTGGATCCCGTCCGCCGGTGGCACCGCGTCTCCGGTCGTGTAGCTGGCGACCGCGGTCTTCGAGTTCCCTTCGGAAAGGATTCCGACGAGCTGCTTGACCTCTGAGAACCAGTCGGCGTAGGCCCCGCAGAAGACCTGTCCGGCGATGAGGCTGGCGGGCTTCGAGTTCAGATTCGCGTCGAACAGCAGGCCCGTGCAGTTGGGGTCCGACTGCCAGTAGGGATCCGAGGCGTAGCGGGTTCCGGAATTCGCGTAGCCCTTGCCGTTGACCGGTTCACCGACGTAGTCGGCGAGCATCTGCCAGTCGCCCTTGCGGTTCTCGGAGGCCTCCCAGAACAGTTGCTCTTTCGCCGGGGCGACGCCGGGCTGTCCGGGCCGTTCCCATTGGCTCCATGCCTCCCAGTTCGCAGCATGTGAGCTCGATCCGAGCATGACGAGGGATCCCCCGCAAGAATCGAACTCAGAGCGATCGCGCTCACGGTTCTTGCGGTCGAGTGTGGCACGGGCAAGCCTTTCGTTCCCACTGGCGCGCAGTGCCTTCAATTTCAAAGGGTCATGTTCGCGGGGCCCATCCGCGGGGAATGAGCGGGTGCGCAGCGCCTTCAATTTCAAAGGTCAATCTTCAGATTTCGGACATAGATTACCAGGGAATCCTGAGGGTTCAGCCGCTCGTGCGCGATCCCACAGAGCCGACGGGCAAGGCGAGCACCTCTTCGAAGGTCCACCGGAAGCATCGGCAGAGCGGCCGGCGCTGAAACGAAGCACCGGTTCCGCGGAGCTTCGCGGAACCGGTGGTGATCGTGGAGCTAGGGGGATTCGAACCCCCGACCTTCTCATTGCGAACGAGACGCGCTACCAACTGCGCCATAGCCCCAAGTGCCCGACCAGCATAACACCCTCGGACGGGCGCATGAAAATCGAGGTCGGGCGACCTCCGTCACTGCGCCCGGCGCGCCTCCAAGACCGCGTCCAGGTCGAAGGCGAAACCGGCGTCCGATGCGACGTCGGCGGTGGAACGCGCGGCCTTCATCTCAGAGACCGCCAAGGGGCGCGCGGGGACCAGCGCGTCGACTCTCGGGATGCCGCGCAGGTCGGTGTCGGAGTGGACGACCCGGCCCGCGACGCGCCCGCGCATCGCGTAGGTCGGGGCGGGCACCGAGGCGACGGACCAGGTGCGGCGCTCGACGGAGGCGGAAGCGGCGAGCGGGTCCTCAGCGTCTTCGGCTCCGGCGACCACAACGGGTTCTTCGGCTCGCGGGGCCTCATCGCCGAGGGCGGGGGTCTCAAGCGGAGCCGGACCCTCGGCTGCGGCTTCTGCCGCAGACTCGGCGCCGGCGGCATCGGAGGAGTCGTGATCGGAGTGACGGGGGCGGCGCGCAGGAGCCCTGCCCGCGTGTTCGCGGAGCTCGGCGAGGAGCTCGAGCTCGGCCGCATCGGCCTTGTGGGAGCGCACGGCGGCAAGGCGCGAAGCCGTCAGGGCGAGGGCGAGAAGGGCTCCGGGGATCAGGGTCCAGAACCAGGCCAGGGCCGTCAGCGCCGCGACGATCCCCACGACGGCGGTCGCCAGGGCGAGGATCGCGGACATGAGCAGTCGCCTG is a window encoding:
- a CDS encoding class C sortase codes for the protein MGPDGSAESHRPEGRGWRLNPLSLIPALLSLIGLLAVSYPSVSSWISQYNQSKVIAGYEEQIDSVVPGREEQLLLAHEYNEALSVGALLETNANVPSGNGSSSNAALEYDSILRVNSSGLMGRIRIPSIEVDLPIYHGTSDSTLLQGIGHLEGTSLPVGGPNTRTVLTGHRGLADARMFTDLDEVELGDSFTLELFGEVLTYRVVDKRVVEPDQTETLRVEAGRDLATLITCTPLGINTHRILLTGERVSPTPITDIEQAGRSPSVPHFPWWAIWIPLGLVAIGLYILWAGRMTPPTERKVMRAPRSQGID
- a CDS encoding helix-turn-helix domain-containing protein yields the protein MIGSQASELVTHLTVDQAVGIAVKQYLFINAIPATKLASVLELSSATVSRKLRGLVGWSTEELMLTAAFLNISVQDLIPQADGLGGWLPAPYRPARGDRVPELVPQVGLEPTTDGL
- a CDS encoding MerR family transcriptional regulator, with amino-acid sequence MTIQNMQSNVRIDARQAGEILGVTAYTVRRWAKAGELPCLRYPSGRLYFRRADIEALLTPVTAAAPTSHDAPTSPSVTEVSDLVTAV
- a CDS encoding DNA alkylation repair protein; the encoded protein is MTTPSLREELLALADEGNAAFLAKLIPGLNPATIIGARNPALRALAKKLRRERPDEALAFLAELPHGLHEENMLHSFLLGLEKSPDAAFSGVERFLPFVDNWAVCDSLAPAGFARDLERLEREAEAWVGAGQQAPYTVRFGICMHMGHFLKEHFRPDFLSLIAGIASEEYYVRMAQGWYFAEALAKQPDSALPWFLEDRLPLPVRRKAIQKAVESYRIPTATKDVLRAVRAGLPRA